Proteins encoded by one window of Ulvibacter sp. MAR_2010_11:
- a CDS encoding DUF1015 domain-containing protein, whose amino-acid sequence MAKIFPFRAVRPSRDKVSLIASRSYDSYTTAQVEARLRDNPFSFLHIINPGYKYQKEIAGEERYSLVKNRYQEFKEDSYFVQDAKPSFYIYKIVNRDGLEFNGLVAAASTQDYEDDIIKKHEDTLEYKEEVFVKYLKTVGFNAEPVLLTYPDREELATIIETIMQDRAEYEFTTTYRDTHYLWNIDDEKVVSKIVSLFDSMDTLYIADGHHRSSSSYLLAKELQSENKNHNGTEAYNYFMSYLIPESDLKIYEFNRLIKDLNGLSKEEFLIRLDAMFRIENRGEEYYKPSKKHHFSMYLDGQFYSLYLRKNNYDITNALEGLDTQILYETILKPILGIEDLRNDHRIEYSHGKNDLAYVKSLVDKGDFKVGFGLVPITTEEMKQIANEGLKMPPKSTYIEPKLRSGVTIYEF is encoded by the coding sequence ATGGCAAAAATATTTCCATTTCGAGCAGTTCGCCCTTCACGTGACAAAGTGAGTTTAATCGCTTCACGGTCATACGACAGCTATACAACAGCTCAAGTGGAAGCCAGATTACGGGACAATCCCTTTTCATTTTTGCATATTATCAATCCCGGTTACAAATACCAAAAGGAAATTGCTGGAGAAGAGCGCTATTCCCTAGTGAAAAACCGTTATCAGGAATTTAAAGAGGATTCCTATTTTGTACAGGACGCCAAGCCTTCTTTTTATATCTATAAGATTGTTAACAGAGACGGATTGGAATTCAACGGACTAGTGGCAGCGGCCAGTACGCAGGATTACGAAGATGATATTATTAAAAAACACGAAGATACCCTGGAATATAAAGAGGAAGTCTTTGTAAAATACTTAAAAACGGTTGGCTTTAATGCCGAGCCTGTATTGCTTACTTATCCCGACCGGGAAGAACTTGCAACAATTATTGAAACCATTATGCAGGATCGGGCCGAATATGAATTCACAACCACCTATCGCGATACACACTATCTTTGGAATATAGATGACGAGAAAGTTGTAAGTAAAATTGTCTCACTCTTCGATTCGATGGATACCTTGTATATAGCCGATGGTCATCATCGCTCCTCTTCTTCATATTTACTGGCGAAGGAATTACAATCTGAGAACAAAAATCACAACGGTACAGAAGCTTATAATTACTTTATGAGCTATCTTATTCCTGAAAGTGATTTAAAAATTTACGAGTTTAATAGGTTGATAAAAGACTTAAACGGTCTAAGTAAGGAGGAGTTTCTAATTCGCTTAGACGCCATGTTCCGAATAGAAAATCGTGGAGAAGAATATTACAAACCCTCCAAAAAGCATCATTTCAGTATGTATCTGGACGGGCAGTTTTATTCGTTATACCTTCGGAAAAATAATTATGACATTACGAATGCACTGGAAGGACTGGATACTCAAATTTTATATGAAACCATTTTGAAGCCAATTCTGGGCATTGAAGACTTGCGAAACGATCACCGTATAGAATATTCCCACGGAAAAAATGATCTGGCCTATGTAAAGTCCTTAGTAGACAAAGGCGATTTTAAGGTAGGTTTCGGATTGGTTCCCATTACTACCGAGGAGATGAAACAAATTGCCAACGAGGGGCTTAAAATGCCACCAAAAAGCACTTACATCGAACCAAAACTGCGTAGTGGGGTTACGATTTATGAATTTTAA
- a CDS encoding YggS family pyridoxal phosphate-dependent enzyme has protein sequence MNIAENLTELKNTLPSYVSLVAVTKTKPVSDIMEAYDVGHRVFGENKIQEMESKWREMPKDVQWHMIGHVQRNKVKYMAPFVHLIHAVDSLKLLKEINKEAEKNSRVIKCLLQVKIAEEDSKFGMGEADALQLLASEEFKKFKNISVIGLMGMATFTDNEVQITNEFQKLKKFYEQHQNAFQFTTLSMGMSSDYNLAIANGSNMIRVGSAIFGERNYN, from the coding sequence ATGAATATTGCCGAAAATCTTACTGAGCTTAAAAATACGTTACCTTCTTATGTAAGCCTGGTTGCCGTTACCAAAACAAAGCCTGTGAGTGACATTATGGAAGCCTACGATGTTGGACACCGCGTATTTGGCGAAAATAAAATACAGGAGATGGAAAGCAAATGGCGGGAAATGCCAAAAGATGTGCAATGGCATATGATTGGGCATGTACAGCGCAATAAGGTAAAATATATGGCTCCTTTTGTACATCTAATTCATGCTGTGGACAGTTTAAAATTACTGAAGGAAATAAACAAGGAAGCCGAAAAAAACAGCAGGGTAATTAAGTGTCTGCTTCAAGTAAAAATTGCCGAAGAAGACAGCAAATTTGGCATGGGTGAAGCCGATGCCTTGCAATTATTGGCTTCGGAAGAATTTAAAAAATTTAAGAATATTTCTGTCATTGGCCTTATGGGAATGGCTACCTTTACAGATAACGAGGTTCAAATAACCAATGAATTTCAGAAATTAAAAAAGTTCTACGAACAGCACCAAAATGCCTTTCAGTTTACAACCCTGTCTATGGGAATGAGTAGCGATTATAATCTGGCCATCGCAAATGGAAGCAATATGATAAGAGTAGGGAGTGCAATTTTTGGCGAGAGAAATTATAATTAA
- a CDS encoding exonuclease domain-containing protein, whose amino-acid sequence MYAILDIETTGGQYNEEGITEVAIYRFDGHKITDQFCSLINPERPIQPFVVNLTGITSEMLRNAPKFYEVAKRIIEITTDCILVAHNAQFDNRILTTEFDRLGYPFEMDTLCTVELSKKLFPEQPSYSLGKLVRALGIPLSDRHRAQGDAKATVSLFKMLLTKDTSKEIITSLVRKDPKRQLEPKLLDIIASAPTSTGVYYMHREDGSIIYIGKSKNIKKRLVQHFTNDNRKSKKIQLEVAAVTFEETGNDLIAQLKESEEIKQNKPIYNRALRRTLFSYMLTSQVDPHGYITLKIEKANSSQKAITTFTNYQQAKVSLFTITEEFQLCQKLNGLHQTEHGCFAHGIKECFGACIEEEPIEAYNERVERYLEKNSYLNNHMLIIDKGRDIDERSVILIENGVYKGFGFFNLNYQINNPEILRTIISPMENNRDAQHIIQSYLRRNKVMKIVNLPQEATL is encoded by the coding sequence ATGTATGCAATTTTAGACATAGAGACCACAGGCGGTCAATACAATGAAGAGGGAATTACCGAAGTTGCAATTTATCGCTTCGACGGCCATAAAATAACAGATCAGTTTTGCAGTTTAATCAATCCCGAAAGGCCCATACAGCCTTTTGTGGTCAATCTTACGGGTATCACTTCCGAAATGCTCCGGAATGCACCTAAATTTTACGAAGTTGCAAAACGCATTATAGAAATTACAACCGATTGCATCTTAGTAGCCCATAATGCCCAATTCGACAATCGCATCCTCACAACCGAATTTGACCGTCTGGGGTATCCCTTCGAAATGGATACTCTTTGTACTGTGGAGCTTTCAAAAAAATTATTTCCGGAGCAACCTTCCTATAGTCTCGGGAAATTAGTGAGGGCATTGGGTATTCCGTTAAGTGATCGCCATCGTGCCCAAGGAGATGCCAAAGCAACAGTATCACTTTTTAAAATGTTACTTACCAAAGATACTTCCAAAGAAATAATTACCTCCTTGGTTCGCAAAGATCCCAAACGACAGTTGGAGCCAAAATTATTGGATATTATCGCATCTGCGCCAACGAGCACCGGAGTCTATTATATGCATCGGGAAGACGGAAGCATCATCTATATTGGAAAGAGTAAGAATATTAAAAAACGATTGGTTCAGCATTTTACAAACGACAATCGTAAATCGAAAAAAATTCAGTTGGAAGTGGCTGCAGTTACTTTCGAAGAAACCGGCAACGACCTTATTGCTCAGCTAAAGGAAAGTGAAGAAATTAAGCAGAACAAACCTATTTACAACAGAGCACTTCGTAGAACCTTGTTTAGTTATATGCTAACCTCGCAGGTCGACCCACATGGGTATATTACTTTAAAAATTGAAAAAGCCAATAGCAGTCAAAAGGCAATTACCACATTTACCAACTATCAGCAAGCAAAGGTGAGCTTGTTTACCATCACTGAAGAATTCCAATTATGCCAAAAACTGAATGGTTTACACCAAACAGAACACGGTTGTTTCGCTCATGGGATTAAAGAATGCTTTGGCGCTTGTATTGAAGAAGAACCCATTGAAGCTTATAACGAACGTGTGGAGCGTTATTTAGAAAAGAACAGCTACCTTAACAATCACATGTTAATTATCGACAAGGGACGTGATATAGATGAGCGCTCGGTTATTTTAATTGAGAACGGAGTGTACAAAGGCTTCGGATTTTTCAACTTAAATTATCAAATAAACAATCCCGAAATTCTTCGGACAATTATAAGTCCCATGGAAAATAACAGGGATGCACAGCACATTATTCAAAGTTATTTACGAAGAAACAAGGTGATGAAAATAGTAAATCTTCCGCAGGAGGCTACTTTGTAA
- a CDS encoding ion transporter, whose amino-acid sequence MWNWRERLYRIIYEADTPLGKLFDVVLLALILLSVVFVMLESVKTIDEKLHQVLYYGEWVITIFFTFEYIARIVTIKKPFRYIFSFYGIIDFLSTIPLYISLIFTGSHFLLTVRAFRLLRIFRILKITRYIGESNKLVKALKDSKAKIFVFLFAVLIIAIIAGTLMYLIEGEESGFKSIPASVYWCIVTLTTVGFGDIAPVTPLGQFIAAIIMIMGYGIIAVPTGIVSAEYTKTQRSVTVNDENYVHVNTSSCRNCGASKHRDDAEYCHKCGTVLHPEEEVF is encoded by the coding sequence ATCTGGAATTGGAGAGAAAGGCTATATCGCATCATTTATGAAGCCGACACTCCTTTAGGAAAACTCTTTGATGTAGTGCTTTTGGCTTTAATTCTTTTAAGTGTCGTATTTGTGATGCTTGAAAGTGTAAAAACCATCGACGAAAAATTACATCAGGTCTTATACTATGGGGAATGGGTTATTACCATTTTCTTTACCTTCGAATATATCGCTCGTATTGTTACTATCAAAAAACCTTTTCGATATATCTTCAGCTTTTACGGGATTATCGATTTTCTTTCAACCATTCCTTTGTATATATCGCTGATATTTACCGGAAGTCATTTTCTTCTTACAGTACGAGCCTTTCGATTGCTTCGAATTTTCAGAATCTTAAAAATTACGCGTTATATAGGAGAATCCAACAAGCTGGTAAAAGCTCTCAAGGACAGTAAAGCAAAAATATTTGTATTCCTCTTTGCAGTGCTAATTATCGCCATAATTGCCGGTACTCTAATGTATCTTATTGAAGGAGAAGAGAGCGGATTTAAAAGCATCCCTGCGAGTGTATATTGGTGTATTGTAACGCTCACGACGGTTGGATTTGGAGATATTGCTCCTGTCACACCGCTCGGACAATTTATTGCGGCAATTATCATGATTATGGGATACGGAATTATTGCGGTTCCCACCGGGATTGTAAGTGCAGAGTATACAAAAACTCAACGGTCGGTTACTGTGAATGATGAAAATTATGTACATGTAAACACCTCTTCTTGCCGTAATTGTGGTGCTTCCAAGCATAGGGACGATGCCGAATATTGTCATAAGTGCGGAACAGTCCTGCATCCGGAAGAAGAAGTATTTTAA